A single window of Pseudomonas lutea DNA harbors:
- a CDS encoding 2-hydroxy-3-oxopropionate reductase: protein MATIGFIGTGIMGLPMAQNLQNAGHQLILSRHFSSPPAALIDGGAMVLANPREVAQEAEFIIVMLPDTPQVNDVLFGENGLSEGCSAGKLVIDMSSISPSATKGFAEKINATGARYLDAPVSGGEVGARAATLSIMVGGEQAAFDSALPLFQAMGKNITLVGGNGDGQTAKVANQIIVALNIQAVAEALLFASKNGADPAKVREALMGGFASSKILEVHGERMINGTFSPGFRIALHQKDLNLALEGARELGLNLPNTANAQQVFSTCAALGGSGWDHSGLIKGLEHMANHSIRGDHTPN from the coding sequence ATGGCCACCATCGGCTTTATCGGCACCGGCATCATGGGCCTGCCCATGGCGCAAAACCTGCAGAACGCAGGCCATCAACTTATTCTTTCCCGGCACTTCAGTTCACCACCTGCGGCTCTGATAGACGGCGGCGCCATGGTATTGGCCAATCCGCGGGAGGTGGCGCAAGAGGCGGAGTTCATCATCGTCATGCTGCCCGACACCCCGCAGGTCAATGACGTGCTGTTCGGCGAAAACGGGCTGAGCGAAGGCTGCAGCGCAGGCAAGTTGGTGATCGACATGAGCTCGATCTCACCATCGGCAACCAAAGGCTTCGCCGAGAAGATCAACGCGACCGGCGCGCGCTACCTTGACGCTCCGGTGTCCGGGGGTGAGGTGGGCGCAAGGGCCGCGACGCTGAGCATCATGGTCGGTGGCGAGCAGGCCGCGTTTGACAGTGCCCTGCCCCTTTTCCAGGCCATGGGTAAAAACATCACCCTGGTCGGCGGCAACGGCGACGGGCAGACCGCCAAAGTGGCCAACCAGATCATCGTCGCGCTGAACATTCAGGCGGTTGCCGAGGCCTTGCTGTTTGCCTCGAAGAACGGCGCTGATCCGGCCAAAGTGCGCGAGGCGCTGATGGGCGGATTCGCCTCGTCGAAAATTCTGGAAGTGCATGGCGAACGGATGATCAACGGGACGTTCAGTCCGGGCTTCAGGATTGCCCTGCATCAGAAGGACTTGAACCTGGCGCTTGAGGGCGCACGCGAACTGGGGCTGAACCTGCCCAACACCGCCAACGCGCAGCAAGTGTTCAGCACCTGCGCGGCGCTGGGCGGGAGTGGCTGGGATCACTCGGGGTTGATCAAGGGCCTGGAGCACATGGCCAACCACTCGATTCGCGGTGATCACACGCCAAACTGA
- the copC gene encoding copper homeostasis periplasmic binding protein CopC → MSAQRFKHALSCLSLLACLTSTAAFAHAHLESQQPAADSEVTAPKELRLTFSEGLEDKFTKVVISLDAADAPTEIIQTRSVETDPADKKILIVTPAVPMVPGKYKVEWHAVSVDTHKSEGTYRFQVTP, encoded by the coding sequence ATGTCTGCCCAACGTTTCAAGCACGCCCTCTCCTGCCTGTCCCTGCTGGCCTGTCTGACTTCCACCGCCGCCTTCGCCCACGCCCACCTTGAGAGCCAGCAACCCGCTGCGGACAGCGAAGTCACCGCGCCTAAAGAGTTGCGCCTGACCTTCTCCGAAGGCCTCGAGGACAAGTTCACCAAGGTCGTCATCAGCCTGGATGCGGCCGACGCGCCGACAGAAATCATTCAGACGCGCAGCGTGGAAACCGACCCCGCTGACAAAAAAATCCTGATCGTGACCCCCGCCGTACCGATGGTGCCGGGCAAGTACAAAGTGGAATGGCATGCCGTGTCGGTGGACACTCACAAGAGCGAGGGCACGTACCGTTTTCAGGTGACGCCATAA
- the hyi gene encoding hydroxypyruvate isomerase, whose translation MPRLCANLSMLFTEVDFLQRFEAAANVPFSGVEYLFPYDFSSAQIKAELERNRLTQVLFNLPAGDWANGERGIACHPDRVEEFYAGVDLAIAYAKVLGNTQVNCLAGIKPPGVDEGLIEKTFVDNLKYAADRLQAQGIGLVMEMINTLDIPGFYLNTTAQAMAIRDKVGSQNLSLQYDLYHMQIMEGDLARTLEKHLPVIRHVQLADNPGRHEPGTGEINYGFLFRHLDRLGYRGWIGCEYKPLTTTEAGLGWLKAHNLV comes from the coding sequence ATGCCGCGTTTATGCGCCAACCTGTCGATGTTGTTCACTGAGGTGGATTTTCTGCAGCGCTTTGAAGCCGCCGCCAACGTTCCTTTCAGCGGAGTGGAATACCTGTTTCCCTACGATTTCAGCTCGGCCCAGATCAAAGCCGAACTGGAGCGCAACCGTCTGACCCAGGTGCTGTTCAACCTGCCGGCCGGCGATTGGGCCAACGGCGAGCGCGGAATCGCCTGTCATCCTGATCGAGTTGAGGAATTCTACGCAGGGGTCGATCTGGCCATCGCCTACGCCAAGGTCCTGGGCAACACACAGGTCAATTGCCTCGCCGGGATCAAGCCTCCAGGGGTGGATGAAGGACTGATTGAAAAAACCTTCGTCGACAACCTCAAATACGCCGCCGACCGGCTCCAGGCCCAAGGGATCGGACTGGTCATGGAAATGATCAACACCCTCGACATTCCGGGCTTCTACCTGAACACCACGGCCCAGGCGATGGCGATTCGCGACAAGGTCGGCAGCCAAAATCTGTCGCTGCAATACGACCTCTACCACATGCAAATCATGGAAGGCGACCTGGCCCGCACCCTGGAAAAGCACCTGCCGGTGATCCGGCACGTGCAGTTGGCAGACAACCCTGGTCGGCATGAACCGGGCACGGGCGAGATCAACTACGGCTTTTTGTTCAGGCACCTGGACCGGTTGGGCTATCGCGGCTGGATCGGCTGTGAGTACAAACCCCTGACCACCACCGAGGCAGGACTGGGCTGGTTGAAGGCACACAATCTGGTGTGA
- a CDS encoding methyl-accepting chemotaxis protein, whose product MLLATGVAVVLGIIASLLIIRSLKSTLGAEPHQVAASIRRLAAGQLTDRIETAYPDSVMGALKATNLHLSATITEVRSAATALTHSSAQLLSSSDSNSEQMRLQASETQQMATAINQMASTVKEVAGYASQAANATQTADEEVENGKRMVEGTAQAMDLLARKLESAADSVGQVSSDSRAIENVVAVINSIAERTNLLALNAAIEAARAGEAGRGFAVVADEVRSLANRTQESTQEIREMVGQLQTGAVKTADLMRESREMAQRTVEQTHDAQTALVKIRHEVGALNDMNAQIASAAAQQRAVADDVSVNINRIHDSALETAVGSNQVARSSRELSTLADVLTERVSFFKV is encoded by the coding sequence ATGCTACTGGCCACCGGCGTTGCCGTGGTGTTGGGCATCATTGCCTCGCTGCTGATCATCCGCAGCCTCAAGTCGACCCTGGGTGCCGAACCCCACCAGGTTGCGGCCTCCATCCGCCGCCTGGCAGCCGGCCAACTGACCGACAGGATCGAAACGGCCTACCCCGACAGCGTCATGGGCGCGCTCAAAGCGACCAATCTGCACTTGTCGGCAACCATCACCGAGGTACGTTCGGCAGCGACAGCGTTGACTCATTCTTCCGCGCAGTTGCTGTCCAGTTCCGACAGCAACAGCGAGCAGATGCGCCTGCAGGCCAGCGAAACCCAACAGATGGCCACCGCGATCAACCAGATGGCCAGCACGGTCAAGGAAGTAGCGGGCTATGCCAGCCAGGCAGCCAACGCTACACAAACGGCCGACGAAGAAGTCGAGAACGGCAAGCGCATGGTCGAAGGCACGGCGCAGGCCATGGACCTGTTGGCGCGCAAGCTGGAAAGCGCTGCCGATTCCGTAGGACAGGTCTCCAGCGACAGCCGGGCGATTGAAAATGTCGTGGCGGTGATCAACTCGATCGCTGAACGCACCAATCTGCTGGCGCTCAACGCGGCCATTGAAGCGGCACGCGCCGGTGAAGCAGGCCGCGGTTTCGCCGTGGTGGCCGATGAGGTGCGCTCGCTGGCCAACCGTACCCAGGAATCGACCCAGGAGATTCGCGAGATGGTCGGCCAACTGCAAACCGGCGCCGTGAAAACCGCCGATTTGATGCGCGAAAGCCGCGAGATGGCCCAGCGTACCGTCGAGCAGACCCACGACGCGCAGACTGCTCTGGTGAAGATCCGCCACGAAGTCGGTGCACTCAACGACATGAACGCGCAGATCGCCAGCGCCGCCGCGCAGCAACGGGCAGTGGCCGACGACGTCAGCGTTAACATCAATCGCATCCACGATTCAGCGCTCGAAACCGCAGTCGGCTCCAACCAGGTAGCACGCTCAAGCCGTGAGCTGTCGACCTTGGCCGACGTACTCACCGAGCGTGTCAGCTTCTTCAAGGTCTGA
- the copD gene encoding copper homeostasis membrane protein CopD — MHEGLILCRFIHFGAVLLLFGMALFRSRLFGPWLRAFDAGPAGLQLQRRTRVLAGIALASAVAWLMLTAAYLSGEWASAVDPQTLGLVLGNTWFGHVWVVHLVLNALLVIFCHRATPGAILTLNALLLMTLAPVGHGAMFDGIKGQLLIVNQMLHLLGVGTWLGGLAMLAVLLKSAEGVDLAAVLRRFSGIGYGLVAIIIATGLINVRALTGGLWPVPAFDGFGLVLTVKATLVLGMLVLAALNRRLAHMAELPVARLKLSVFAEGLLGAGALAAVSLLGTLPPMLA; from the coding sequence ATGCACGAAGGATTGATCCTGTGCCGCTTCATCCACTTCGGCGCAGTCCTGTTGCTGTTTGGCATGGCGCTGTTCCGCAGCCGGCTGTTCGGGCCCTGGCTGCGGGCGTTTGACGCCGGGCCGGCCGGCCTCCAACTGCAGCGCAGGACCAGAGTTCTCGCTGGCATTGCCCTGGCCAGTGCTGTGGCATGGCTGATGCTGACCGCCGCCTATCTCAGTGGAGAGTGGGCCAGTGCGGTCGATCCACAAACCCTTGGACTGGTACTCGGCAATACCTGGTTTGGGCACGTGTGGGTCGTGCATCTGGTGCTTAATGCGCTGCTGGTCATTTTCTGCCACCGCGCGACGCCCGGCGCTATCCTGACGCTCAACGCCTTGTTGCTGATGACCCTGGCACCGGTTGGCCACGGCGCGATGTTCGACGGGATCAAAGGCCAACTGCTGATCGTCAACCAGATGCTGCACCTGCTGGGGGTCGGTACCTGGCTGGGCGGACTGGCCATGCTCGCCGTACTCCTCAAATCCGCCGAGGGCGTTGATCTGGCGGCGGTGTTACGCCGCTTCAGCGGTATCGGTTATGGGTTGGTGGCCATCATCATCGCCACGGGTTTGATCAACGTGCGCGCACTCACTGGCGGGCTATGGCCCGTACCGGCATTCGACGGATTTGGTCTGGTGCTGACAGTGAAGGCGACGCTGGTACTGGGCATGTTGGTGCTGGCGGCACTCAACCGGCGACTGGCGCACATGGCCGAGCTGCCGGTGGCACGCTTGAAGCTGAGCGTATTCGCTGAAGGTCTGCTGGGTGCGGGTGCGCTGGCCGCGGTATCGCTGCTGGGCACCTTGCCACCGATGCTGGCCTGA
- a CDS encoding TetR/AcrR family transcriptional regulator, which translates to MNEIIAKPRRPGRPPKVPRPDDFDTREALIRCGVEVLTEQGFMATGIDAILKRIGVPKGSFYHYFASKEAFGLAVLDSYAHYFARRLDRWLLDESLSPLERLAGFVQESKVNIARHAFRRGCLVGNMGQEVSVLPSGFREALENVFLDWQARLSVCFEAAVTVRELPARTDCSELAAYFWIGWEGAVLRARLVQNAQPLDTFIIGFLRGLPR; encoded by the coding sequence ATGAACGAGATCATTGCAAAACCCAGGCGCCCCGGGCGACCTCCCAAAGTGCCACGCCCTGATGACTTCGATACCCGCGAGGCGCTTATCCGCTGCGGGGTCGAGGTGCTGACCGAACAGGGCTTCATGGCCACCGGCATTGACGCCATTCTCAAACGCATCGGCGTGCCGAAGGGCTCCTTTTATCACTACTTCGCCAGCAAGGAGGCGTTTGGCCTCGCGGTGCTGGACAGCTACGCCCATTACTTCGCACGGCGCCTTGACCGGTGGCTGCTGGATGAGTCGCTGTCGCCACTGGAGCGCCTGGCAGGATTCGTCCAGGAATCCAAGGTCAATATCGCCCGCCATGCGTTCAGACGCGGTTGTCTGGTGGGCAATATGGGGCAGGAAGTCAGTGTCTTGCCCAGCGGATTTCGCGAAGCACTGGAAAACGTATTCCTCGACTGGCAGGCGCGGCTGAGCGTCTGCTTTGAGGCGGCGGTGACCGTGCGTGAACTGCCCGCCCGCACTGACTGTTCAGAGTTGGCGGCGTATTTCTGGATTGGCTGGGAGGGCGCCGTGCTGCGCGCACGCCTGGTGCAGAACGCACAACCACTGGACACTTTCATCATCGGGTTTCTGCGCGGCTTGCCGCGCTGA
- a CDS encoding RES family NAD+ phosphorylase — protein MQAWRICKGHEAHDLSGNGAARFGGRWNHADQPAVYLALSAAGCALDTLTQSTGLPQRGFQLVHVQLPDDPALYWQPALSHLPPGWDLIPADRVSMDFGGAWLGRREQLGLIVPSAAITHTRNLLLNPAHPAMAQVKVLAVRPFT, from the coding sequence ATGCAGGCCTGGAGAATCTGCAAAGGGCACGAAGCCCATGACCTGTCCGGAAATGGCGCCGCGAGGTTCGGTGGGCGCTGGAATCACGCCGATCAGCCCGCCGTGTATCTGGCGTTAAGCGCGGCGGGTTGCGCGCTGGACACGCTGACTCAATCCACCGGGCTGCCACAGCGGGGCTTTCAGCTCGTGCACGTGCAATTGCCGGATGACCCCGCGTTGTACTGGCAGCCCGCGCTGAGCCACCTCCCGCCCGGCTGGGACCTCATCCCCGCGGACAGGGTCAGCATGGATTTTGGCGGGGCATGGCTGGGGCGGCGTGAGCAACTCGGGCTGATCGTGCCGTCAGCGGCGATCACCCACACGCGCAACCTGTTGCTCAATCCAGCCCATCCCGCCATGGCGCAGGTCAAAGTGCTTGCTGTGCGTCCCTTCACCTAA
- the parS gene encoding antitoxin Xre/MbcA/ParS toxin-binding domain-containing protein: MPSTLHAITDTAPSFWLIADQLNARNETERLDYIRSGFPPGWVKVLRNAFRLSNSQLETLLATSVSTLERRQRQQRPLDVVGSERLDRVAALATHAAELFEDQNTARRWMIAPNRALNGLTPLALCETEIGARQARRVLSALQHGAVV; the protein is encoded by the coding sequence GTGCCTTCGACCCTTCACGCGATAACCGACACCGCCCCTTCATTCTGGCTGATCGCCGATCAACTCAACGCACGCAACGAAACCGAACGGCTGGACTACATCCGCTCGGGCTTCCCTCCCGGCTGGGTCAAAGTGCTGCGCAACGCTTTTCGGCTGAGCAACAGCCAGCTCGAAACGCTGCTGGCCACCTCGGTCTCGACCCTGGAGCGCCGCCAGCGCCAGCAACGCCCGCTTGACGTGGTCGGCTCCGAACGCCTTGATCGGGTCGCGGCCCTCGCCACCCATGCCGCCGAACTCTTTGAAGACCAGAACACCGCACGTCGCTGGATGATCGCGCCAAACCGCGCCCTCAACGGGCTCACGCCCCTCGCCTTGTGCGAGACCGAGATCGGCGCGCGTCAGGCTCGCCGGGTGCTGAGCGCATTGCAGCACGGCGCGGTGGTCTGA
- the ada gene encoding bifunctional DNA-binding transcriptional regulator/O6-methylguanine-DNA methyltransferase Ada — protein MNRDISRPSTDTTPRSAVHDARWNAVVTRDASADTSFVYGVRTTGVYCRPGSASRLPRAENVVFFDDAAQAEAAGYRPSKRTTPDRRELAAAHAAAVAAACRLIAEAEPLPSLTELAAEAGMSPWHFHRVFKAVAGVTPKAYANAHRAGKVRSKLADSGRITDALYDAGFNSNSRFYEASSALLGMTPTNYRKGGADLKIHFAVGQCFLGAILVAQSPRGVCAILLGEDPDRLVQSLQDQFHCATLIGGDANFERLMAQVVGFVEAPKLGLNLPLDLQGTAFQQRVWQALRQIPPGSTASYAEIAQRIGAPTASRAVALACAANSLAVAIPCHRVVRSDGALSGYRWGVERKHALLTRERDSVVHSPADLTCASNGLPAEAGPTQPDCPANAGNSSVLEKP, from the coding sequence ATGAACCGCGACATAAGCCGCCCCTCCACCGACACGACACCCCGAAGCGCAGTCCACGATGCGCGCTGGAACGCTGTGGTCACCCGCGACGCCAGCGCCGACACCTCATTTGTCTACGGTGTACGCACCACCGGCGTCTATTGCCGGCCGGGCAGCGCATCGCGTTTGCCGCGTGCGGAAAATGTGGTGTTTTTCGATGATGCAGCCCAGGCCGAAGCCGCAGGGTATCGCCCCAGCAAACGGACCACGCCCGACCGCCGCGAGCTCGCTGCCGCGCATGCCGCCGCAGTCGCCGCCGCATGCCGGTTGATCGCCGAGGCTGAGCCGTTACCGTCCCTGACAGAGTTGGCGGCTGAGGCCGGGATGAGCCCGTGGCATTTCCATCGCGTCTTCAAAGCGGTAGCCGGTGTAACCCCCAAGGCTTATGCCAATGCTCACCGTGCCGGCAAAGTGCGCAGCAAACTGGCAGACAGCGGGCGCATCACCGACGCGCTGTACGACGCCGGGTTTAATTCCAACAGCCGCTTTTACGAAGCCAGCAGCGCCTTACTGGGCATGACCCCGACGAATTACCGCAAAGGCGGCGCGGATCTCAAAATTCACTTTGCCGTAGGCCAGTGCTTTCTCGGCGCGATTCTGGTGGCGCAGAGCCCTCGCGGGGTGTGCGCCATCCTGCTGGGTGAGGACCCGGATCGACTGGTGCAGAGCCTGCAGGATCAGTTCCACTGCGCCACGCTGATCGGCGGCGATGCAAATTTCGAGCGACTCATGGCCCAGGTGGTGGGTTTTGTCGAAGCGCCGAAGCTGGGCCTGAACCTGCCGCTGGATTTGCAGGGCACCGCGTTTCAGCAACGGGTCTGGCAAGCGCTCAGGCAGATTCCACCGGGGAGCACTGCCAGCTACGCCGAGATTGCCCAGCGCATTGGTGCACCGACCGCCAGCCGTGCGGTGGCCCTGGCCTGCGCAGCAAACAGCCTCGCCGTGGCGATTCCCTGCCACCGGGTGGTGCGCAGTGATGGCGCCTTGTCCGGTTACCGCTGGGGCGTCGAGCGTAAACACGCCCTGCTCACCCGCGAGCGTGACAGCGTCGTTCATAGCCCTGCCGATTTGACGTGCGCTTCAAACGGGCTACCGGCCGAGGCCGGCCCCACGCAACCAGATTGCCCTGCAAACGCCGGTAACAGCTCGGTGCTTGAGAAACCCTGA
- a CDS encoding OprD family porin — translation MTFVKWNLMTLAVSLGVSQWATAGVVSDQSEAKGFVDDSSLTVHLKNYYFNRDNKNGKDDSKDWTQGVLGNFSSGFTQGTVGFGVDAYGYWGLKLDGGGGTTGTGNLPVDSHGDPQDEYGTAGGALKMRISKTELRYGNLQPEAPVFAAGGSRLFPQTATGFNLLSSDIANLELDGGHFTGSNGPVTTNNDHGIWAAYANVEASSIDYAGGKYAINDNFTVSLYGSDLKDVWRQYYGNANYTLPLSDQQSVNLDFNIYRTNDTGAAKAGDISNTTWSLAAAYSFLTAHTLTLAYQKVHGDTPFDYVAFGNNGAGDTGDSILLANSVQYSDFNGPGEKSWQARYDLNMATYGAPGLSFMVRYIHGDDIDGSHIPSNSTYTGYGDDGDHHETNLEAKYVVQSGPAKDLSLRMRQAWHTANGDQPDGDVKEFRLIADYPINIF, via the coding sequence ATGACGTTCGTAAAATGGAATCTGATGACGCTGGCCGTCTCGCTTGGTGTGAGTCAATGGGCAACGGCAGGGGTTGTCAGTGATCAATCAGAGGCCAAAGGCTTTGTCGACGACAGCAGCCTGACCGTTCACCTGAAGAACTATTACTTCAACCGCGACAACAAGAATGGCAAGGACGACAGCAAGGACTGGACCCAGGGCGTCCTCGGCAACTTCAGTTCCGGCTTTACCCAGGGCACGGTAGGTTTCGGTGTCGACGCTTACGGTTACTGGGGCTTGAAGCTTGATGGCGGTGGCGGTACCACCGGCACTGGCAACCTGCCGGTGGACAGCCATGGCGATCCGCAGGATGAATACGGCACGGCAGGCGGCGCGCTGAAAATGCGTATCTCCAAGACCGAACTGCGTTACGGCAACCTGCAGCCAGAGGCGCCTGTGTTCGCGGCCGGAGGCTCTCGTTTGTTTCCGCAAACGGCGACCGGCTTCAACCTGCTCAGCAGCGATATTGCCAATCTTGAACTTGACGGCGGCCACTTCACCGGCAGCAACGGCCCGGTGACCACCAACAACGATCATGGTATCTGGGCGGCGTACGCCAACGTTGAAGCGAGCAGCATTGATTACGCTGGCGGCAAATACGCGATCAACGATAACTTCACGGTCAGCCTGTACGGCTCGGACCTTAAAGATGTCTGGCGTCAGTACTACGGTAATGCCAATTACACCTTGCCGCTGTCTGACCAGCAGTCAGTGAATCTGGATTTCAATATTTACCGCACCAATGACACTGGCGCCGCCAAGGCGGGGGATATCAGCAACACAACGTGGTCGCTGGCTGCCGCGTATTCGTTTCTCACCGCGCATACGCTGACGCTGGCCTATCAAAAAGTTCACGGCGACACCCCCTTCGACTACGTGGCGTTTGGCAATAACGGCGCAGGCGATACGGGCGATTCGATATTGCTGGCCAACTCTGTTCAGTATTCCGACTTCAACGGCCCGGGTGAAAAGTCCTGGCAGGCCCGGTACGACTTGAACATGGCCACTTACGGTGCGCCCGGCTTGAGTTTCATGGTGCGGTATATCCACGGTGACGACATTGACGGTTCGCATATCCCGTCCAACAGCACTTACACCGGTTATGGCGATGACGGTGATCACCATGAGACTAACCTGGAGGCCAAGTACGTGGTGCAATCCGGCCCGGCCAAGGACTTGTCGTTGCGCATGCGTCAGGCGTGGCACACCGCTAATGGTGATCAGCCCGACGGCGACGTCAAAGAGTTTCGCCTGATCGCCGATTACCCGATCAATATCTTTTGA
- a CDS encoding MDR family oxidoreductase, translated as MFKGILIHKDDNGYRTELSDIDDTQLPQGDVTVRVSHSTLNYKDGLAITGKGPIVRQFPMVPGVDLAGTVEHSGDPDFKPGDQVVLNGWGVGEAHWGGLAQRARLQGKWLIPLPAAFSAAEAMAIGTAGYTAMLAIMALEKNGLTPDKGEVLVTGANGGVGSFAIALLARLGYRVVASTGRVSESAYLTSLGASEIFDRATLAEPGRPLAKERWAGAIDSVGSHTLANICASTRYWGTVAACGLAQGMEFPASVAPFILRGVTLAGIDSVMRPRQDRIDAWARLARDLDVSLLPLISREIGLSEVIDTAHALMDGHVRGRIVVDTQR; from the coding sequence ATGTTCAAAGGCATCCTGATCCACAAAGACGACAACGGCTACCGCACCGAACTGAGCGACATCGATGACACTCAGCTGCCCCAGGGTGACGTCACCGTGCGCGTCAGTCATAGCACGCTCAATTACAAGGACGGCCTCGCAATCACCGGCAAGGGCCCGATTGTGCGCCAGTTTCCCATGGTGCCGGGGGTAGACCTGGCCGGGACGGTGGAGCACAGCGGCGACCCCGACTTCAAGCCGGGCGATCAGGTCGTGCTCAACGGTTGGGGCGTCGGTGAGGCCCATTGGGGCGGACTCGCCCAACGGGCACGCCTGCAGGGCAAGTGGCTGATCCCGCTACCCGCCGCATTCTCGGCGGCCGAGGCCATGGCGATTGGCACGGCAGGTTACACCGCGATGCTGGCGATCATGGCGCTGGAGAAAAACGGGCTGACGCCGGACAAGGGCGAAGTGCTGGTGACCGGCGCCAACGGAGGCGTCGGCAGTTTTGCCATCGCCTTATTGGCCAGGCTTGGCTATCGGGTTGTGGCCTCAACCGGCCGCGTGAGCGAGAGCGCCTACCTCACGTCCCTGGGCGCCTCCGAAATCTTCGACCGTGCCACCCTGGCCGAACCTGGCCGTCCATTGGCCAAAGAACGCTGGGCCGGGGCGATCGATTCGGTTGGCAGCCACACTCTCGCCAACATCTGCGCCAGCACCCGCTACTGGGGCACCGTGGCTGCCTGTGGTCTGGCCCAAGGGATGGAATTTCCGGCGTCGGTGGCACCGTTTATCCTGCGCGGGGTGACGCTGGCCGGAATCGACAGCGTGATGCGTCCCCGTCAGGACCGGATTGACGCCTGGGCGCGTCTGGCACGGGACCTGGATGTGTCATTGCTGCCGTTGATCAGCCGCGAGATCGGTTTGAGCGAGGTGATCGACACCGCGCACGCGCTCATGGACGGGCACGTGCGCGGGCGCATTGTGGTCGATACTCAGCGATAA